In Cucurbita pepo subsp. pepo cultivar mu-cu-16 chromosome LG04, ASM280686v2, whole genome shotgun sequence, the following are encoded in one genomic region:
- the LOC111792643 gene encoding protein FAF-like, chloroplastic has protein sequence MSPLKIFQASCDDKKQGIVAVLSSDPDRSKSQPSSLRRTLSADMSSHKWISQMKNVSSCQEFCLWDSIQEREKKKKKTEEDKTESPDIWGSVIKSRKDFNANPYVPPRKMGKCLSEKSLEICTESLGSETGSDGFSSYPSSENGDSDEEEFEVEDQGKPVQYSYKKSPPRRSFPPPLPTLSGPDGELVRMQPRRDNGRLVLEAMSVPSQSTFSAQRQDGRLVLTLVNRKPINEIKEEEKKIENSSQLPSGLLKSHRLTSMMNSKSRVLANRNPSLPPRPKTAAAAAQPITPCAAPPTAASLNAYEYYWRSKPSSKAGAAAVNPLGQQAAAFKNSNRKIMICKNRAVYEEEQMLVMSPKGSCKEVRRTAVVWEPRCIATS, from the exons ATGTCGCCATTGAAGATTTTTCAAGCTTCCTGCGACGACAAAAAACAGGGCATCGTCGCTGTTCTGTCCTCCGATCCCGACCGCTCCAAATCCCAACCTTCTTCTCTCCGAAGAACACTCTCTGCTGACATGTCGTCCCATAAATGGATTTCCCAAATGAAAAATGTCTCTTCTTGTCAAGAATTTTGTCTCTGGGATTCAATTCaagaaagggagaaaaagaagaagaaaacagaggaggaTAAAACAGAGTCTCCTGATATTTGGGGCTCTGTCATCAAATCTCGCAAGGATTTTAATGCTAATCCTTATGTTCCTCCCCGGAAAATGGGTAAGTGTTTAAGTGAGAAAAGCCTCGAGATTTGTACTGAAAGTCTTGGATCGGAAACCGGCTCTGATGGGTTCTCGTCGTATCCATCATCGGAGAACGGAGATTCCGACGAGGAGGAGTTTGAAGTAGAGGATCAAGGGAAGCCGGTGCAGTATAGCTATAAAAAATCACCCCCCCGCCGGTCGTTTCCTCCCCCGTTGCCGACACTCTCCGGCCCGGATGGGGAGTTAGTACGGATGCAGCCCCGCCGTGACAACGGCCGGTTGGTCCTCGAGGCCATGTCCGTGCCTTCACAGAGCACCTTCTCCGCCCAACGTCAAGATGGCCGCCTCGTTCTCACCCTCGTTAATCGCAAGCCCATTAACGAG atcaaagaagaagagaaaaagattgaaaattcatCACAATTACCAAGTGGGTTATTAAAATCCCACAGATTAACATCAATGATGAACAGCAAATCAAGAGTTTTAGCCAACAGGAACCCATCACTCCCCCCACGCCCAAagacagcagcagcagcagctcaGCCAATAACCCCCTGCGCCGCCCCGCCTACCGCAGCGTCGTTGAATGCCTACGAGTACTACTGGAGGTCGAAGCCGAGCTCGAAAGCGGGGGCAGCGGCTGTGAACCCGCTCGGGCAGCAGGCGGCAGCGTTCAAGAATAGCAACAGGAAGATTATGATATGCAAGAACAGAGCAGTGTATGAAGAAGAGCAAATGTTGGTGATGTCTCCAAAAGGGAGCTGTAAGGAGGTCCGGCGGACGGCGGTGGTTTGGGAGCCACGGTGCATTGCCACATCCTAA
- the LOC111792644 gene encoding uncharacterized protein LOC111792644 gives MESIEAKEIEEEMKRRIHDWREISDDLVASGDTYAAISLVQSVIRYLHTTDLSDRVLRSAIALSHLSRLYASIRPVFLVDDIAPKASKSQVSSSVGXAKIVEDDRPSPSSDSVGEASAQTGNLDHSRGSANRPQSYIGSWDDDDEDWETRTDLLPCDFVRRKREQQYLAEGKETKFRTTRQYGRGKFAWTKRESCSDKLSDSSTIINDTNSKDASQVLEAENTPQVLKGEDTSQVLEAENAPQVLEAETAPQVLEAENAPQVLEGEDAPQVLQGEDAPQVLQGEDAPQVLQGEHAPQVLKGEHAPQVLQGEDVPQVLQGEDAPQVLQAEDAPQVLKHYSTQHVLVLADLPPTTRTIELERLLGRCMNSGVLLRWVNESVVVVVFQTPSAALEALNRIRSPFTARILDENDTLLSSISPSDLEPAKLRPKTDVRTARRLIAQGLGLRFPDFPTAFALKGLRKLEESTTS, from the exons atggAATCAATTGAAGCGAAGGAGATAGAGGAAGAGATGAAGCGGCGGATTCACGACTGGCGTGAGATATCGGATGATCTCGTCGCTTCCGGAGACACTTATGCTGCTATTTCTCTTGTTCAATCGGTCATTCGCTACCTCCATACCACAGACCTCAGTGATCGAGTTCTCCGATCGGCCATCGCTCTCTCCCACTTGTCCCGTCTCTACGCTTCTATTAGACCTGTGTTCCTAGTCGACGACATTGCGCCTAAGGCTTCGAAATCCCAAGTCTCTTCTTCCGTTGGGTA NGCCAAGATTGTGGAAGATGATCGACCTTCGCCCTCAAGTGATTCAGTCGGTGAAGCATCCGCTCAAACTG GTAATTTGGATCATAGTAGAGGAAGTGCAAACCGTCCTCAATCCTATATTGGGTCTtgggatgatgatgatgaag ATTGGGAAACTCGTACAGATCTCCTGCCATGTGATTTTGTAAGGAGGAAACGTGAACAACAGTATCTAGCAGAAGGCAAGGAGACAAAATTCCGAACCACTAGACAATATGGGAGGGGGAAATTTGCATGGACGAAACGTGAATCGTGCAGTGATAAGCTATCTGATTCTTCAACTATCATCAATGATACGAATAGCAAAGATGCTTCTCAAGTATTGGAGGCGGAAAACACTCCTCAAGTATTGAAGGGGGAAGACACTTCTCAAGTATTGGAGGCGGAAAACGCTCCTCAAGTATTGGAGGCAGAAACCGCTCCTCAAGTATTGGAGGCGGAAAACGCTCCTCAAGTATTGGAGGGCGAAGATGCTCCTCAAGTATTGCAGGGGGAAGATGCTCCTCAAGTATTGCAGGGGGAAGATGCTCCTCAAGTGTTGCAGGGGGAACATGCCCCTCAAGTATTGAAGGGGGAACATGCTCCTCAAGTATTGCAGGGGGAAGATGTTCCTCAAGTATTGCAGGGGGAAGATGCTCCTCAAGTATTGCAGGCGGAAGATGCCCCTCAAGTGTTAA AACACTATAGTACTCAACATGTTCTTGTCCTAGCTGACCTTCCACCGACTACCAGAACAATAGAACTTGAAAGGCTACTTGGGAGGTGCATGAATTCTGGAGTTCTCCTTCGCTGGGTCAATGAGTCAGTCGTAGTTGTAGTTTTTCAGACACCATCAGCAG CACTCGAGGCTCTGAATCGTATTAGATCTCCTTTCACTGCACGCATACTTGATGAGAATGATACTCTTTTGAGCTCAATTTCACCGAGTG ATCTGGAGCCTGCAAAGCTGAGGCCAAAGACTGATGTCAGAACAGCCCGGCGGCTGATCGCTCAAGGATTAGGATTGAGGTTTCCAGATTTCCCCACTGCCTTCGCGTTGAAAGGACTAAGAAAACTGGAAGAAAGCACCACAAGTTGA